The nucleotide sequence GACTTATCTTGTTTGTGCTTCGCGGTTTGTATCCTGATCGTCACTGGAATAACAAGATTCTTGGTTGGGCATTCTGGTTGATAAATATAGGGTTGCTTGTGATGTTGGTAGGAAGCTTACTTCCTATAGGTATTATGCAAGCAGTAGAAGCTATTCAAAACGGCTATTGGTCAGCGCGTTCTGAGGAGTTTATGCACACCGATTTGATGCAAACCATACGTTGGTTACGCATTCCAGGTGATATACTCTTAGCAATAGGTGAATTGCTATTGGTATACTTCATCATTGGACTTAAAACCGGTTGGTCATTAAGAGACAAGCGATAATTTACAAAATAAACTTGAAAAAGCCAAAGAGCTGTCCTCTTTTGAGGACAGCTCTTTGGCTTTTTTGGGTATAAAAAAGAGCAAATCATAAGCCGGATTCTGTACCTACTCTTACCGAGCAGGTGCTTATCATTTATCTCGGTTAATGATTGCTCATTAGCTCTAACCGCCTACCCTCCAACATCGGGCGAGCAACCCTCAAACGCTGGTTTACGCGACGTTGCACCTCATAGAGTTTACCTGATTTCACTATGGCATTACCCATACATTCTTTCTGTTGCACTTGTCCTCGCCTCGCGGCGGACGGGTGTTACCCGCTATGATGCTCTGTGGTGTCCAGACTTTCCTCTACTTTCGTAGCGATAAGCTGATTTGCTCTTTTAATCTTTATTAGTAGTCTCCTAAAGTTTCAGGATTCTGTGCTAAGCCTTTGGCTAATTGCTCGTCGTTAGGAGCCTTGCCGTGCCAAGCGTGAGTGCCCATCATAAAGTCTACCCCATTACCCATTTCGGTATGGAGTAAGATACACACGGGTTTGCCTTTGCCGGTTAAAGCTTTTGCATCTGCCAATCCTTTTAAGATAGAGGCGATATCGTTACCCTTTTCAATATCGATTACTTGCCAACCAAAGGCTTCCCATTTAGCGCGAAGGTTGCCCAAAGGCATTACTTTATCAGTAGGTCCATCAATCTGTTTGTGGTTGTAATCGACAGTAGCGATGAGGTTGTCCACTCCTTTACCCCCGGCGTACATTGCCGCTTCCCATATTTGCCCTTCTTGCAGTTCACCATCGCCGTGGAGGGTATATACCAAGTGGTTATCGCCGTTGAGTTTTTTAGCCAAAGCCACCCCAATCGCTACTGAAAGCCCTTGTCCCAATGAACCCGAAGCCACGCGCACACCTTCCAACCCTTCGTGAGGTGTAGGGTGTCCTTGTAAGCGAGAATTGAGCAAGCGGAAAGTGTTCAGTTCACTTATTGGAAAGAACCCACGTCGTGCTAATACACTGTAAAACACTGGCGATATATGTCCGTTAGAGAGGAAGAATAAGTCCTCGTTTTTACCTTCCATAGAGAAAGGTAGTTTGATATCCATTACCTCGTTGTAGAGGCATACAAGGAATTCAGCGCAACCCAAAGAGCCCCCTGGGTGACCTGAATTTACATTGTGAACCATTCTGAGGATATCTCTACGCACCTGCGTAGTAAGGTCGGTAAGTTGTTGGATATTCATTGTATTTCTTCTGTTTTACGTTTTTAATACCGCAAAGGTACAATTTTTAAAGACAAAAGCAACAACGAAAGGATAATAAATTTTATTTCTTCATATAATGAGCTTTCTTATACATTATCTTTGAAAGCAGGAAAGAGGGCATATATGAGAGGAAACGCATTAACCATTTCATTTGTTTTGGGAATAAAAGCAATGCTTTCTTTTCAGTAATAGCTTGCGTGATTTCCCTCACAGCTTGGGCTTCGATTACAAGAAAAGGTTTCTTAGAGAGGTCGTTGTGGTTGAGGTCGCGTAGTTTTTGGGTATTTACATAGCCTGGAGCAATGGTAGTAATTGCGATTCCATACCGACGTAAAGCACGGCGATAAGCATCGGCTATTTGTATCACACTACGCTTGGTCTTGGTGTATAGGCTTGACTCGGGGTAGTCTAAAATACCTGAAATAGAAGCAAGTAAGACTATTTGTCCGCCTGTGTGGCACATTGCTTTTCGTCCAACTTCTAAGCAGTTCACAGCTCCCATAATATTGGTTTGAAGCATTGCCACAGCCTCTTCATAGCTAATCTCATTTGCTACATCTTCAGCATAACTACCTGCACAATTGATGAGCAACGACAAAGCCCTCTCACCTACGAATTGCTGTATAACGTTTTGTAATTGCACTATATTGGTTACATCGGCTTGGTACTTCTCAAAACGCGATTCATCAGTGAGCTTTTGCAAATCTCTTCCACATACGCCTACGCGATTGCCTTGTAGGTGATAATAGCTCGCCAATGCTAACCCTATGCCTGAGGTGCCTCCTATGATAAATACATTCATTGTTTAAAAGCGTTTATTGTAGTTTGATAACCGTAGTTCCATTGTTTTTCTATTTGTTCACGATAGTGAGCGTAGTTTTTTGGAAAGTGAATACCTACCGCACATCGCTTCCAGTTGATATACTTCTCTGAGTAAAATCCTTTTAAGACCATAGTAGCATCGCGGGTATCGATGAGTTGAGCGGGATATTGTGCTACTTCGGCTAAACGCTCGTTGCCACTAAAACCTAAAACTGCACGCACTAACGCTTCTTCAGTAGAACTATAAGGCTGTTTTTCCTCTCTTATCACTTCTTGCGAAAGAGCATTTGCTAATTCTATAGGTAGTAAATCTATTGCGCCTCCTGCAAATACATCATCTGCTATATTTACCGGAGCTACGTAGAACATATCAGAAACTGAAATGCGAGCAGCTGTGAGCATTGGTATCTCTGTTTTAAGGAGAATATCTTTAGCAACTGCGGATTGTAAATAGTTATCAGAAGAGATTTGAATGGTTTGCAGATTTATATGTCTTGCAGTTTGTGTATCGGTAAAGAGTACTTTTTGGTAAAGCTTACGAGCCCCTCTCCGTTTGCCACATTCATCAGGAGTGAATAACATTTTAGAACCGACAATAATAGTAGGTAGGGTAGAGGAGAAGTGCACTTTCGAGACACTTGGCAATAGGTTAGAAAGGTCTTGTGCCATTGTTACCAAATAGCGATGATACACATCTTCAATATAAGGAGCTTGCCTCTTGTCGTATTGTTTTTTTAGAGCTAAAAAGCCTATACGGTATAATTGACTATAAGGGGTGAGAGAAAGGCTCTTGATGAAGTTATAAAATTCTTCGGATTGCAGGTAGGCTTTGCGAGCAGTATGTGCAGGAAAAGCGTTGATGATTAGAGTTGCAAAAGCACCTCCACAAGAGGCTATCAGTAGCGAAGGAGTTTTGCCTAAATCATCTAAAGCATTGTACATACCGCCATAAAGGGCAAAACGTGTACCTCCTCCTGAGAAGACTAAGGAGCGATGGAATGTTTTCACTGTACCCATAGAAAGAACCATATACTGTTAAACAAAAGGCTATCCATACGGTCTAAAAGTCCGCCGTGACCAGGAATAAGGTTGCCAGTATCCTTTACGCCTGCTTTGCGTTTGAGAAAGGAAATACATACATCACCCCAAAAGCCGAAAAAGCTAATAATTACTCCTAAGAGCAACCACGTGTGAAGGGACGCTTGTAAACCGAGCACATATGCCAAACACACGCTTACTAAAGGTGTGAGTAAAATTCCTCCTACGCAACCTGCTATAGTTTTATTTGGACTCACCTCGGGCAGTATTTTCCGTTTGCCAAGGCATTTACCTGATAAGTATTGAAACACGTCGTTCAGTTCGGTGGAAACAACTAAAAAGATAACCCATAGTAAGCCGTTAGGTACTGAAAGTAAAAAAAACAAATGAGGATAAGCAAATAGAACGATACCCAAAGAGAGGGCTATATAAGGTGCTTCGTTTTTGACTACAAAGAAAGTTCCTAAAACTGAAATAATGAGCAGAACTATAGCCCCTAATAAATAAATTTGATAATGAGGAAAACAGAAAAGTAAAACGCCTTGTAGTATAGCGATAACAATAGGTAAATAACGGGTATTGAAAGAAAAGAGCCGTCCTAACTCCTTTAAACATTGAAAACTCACCCAACATATAAAAATACGCATCGTAAGTTTATTATATACAGCTCCTGCGAAAACAGCAATAATGAATACCCAACTCCTAATGCGAAGAGGTACATCGGCAAACTTACTATGGCTATTAGTGTTGGGCATAAAGTCCTTTTTTGAGACGAATAAAGGTGCTGAGGGACAGTAAAGCAATTATAATCCCGAAGATAATCGCTGAGTAAGAAGTGATAGAAACGCCCAAGAAAGCTAAAAGTCCGTAAATGCCTATTAGTAAGGCACGGTCGCTTTTACCCATAGGTCCTTCATAGCGTCTTTCACCGCCTAACACTTTGCCCATTACGCCGGCAAATTCATTGAGAACGCTGAACACAATAAAAATAACTACTAAATAAAGGCTTTCGGGGTGATATTTCAGCAAAGGGAAGAAGATGAACACATCGGAAATCACATCACCCAATTCGTTGAGGATTTCACCTAAAGAAGTGGTTTGCTGGAACTCGCGAGCCATCATTCCGTCGAGTGCATTGAGAATCATACGCAAGAGTAAGCCTATAGGTAAGGCTAAGAAGAAGTAACGACATTCAGAGGCTTGCCAAAAGAGCACTCCAATTATTAAAGAAAACAAAATAGCAACTATCGTTATTTGGTTTGCAGTTACTTTCTTACGATGCAAGAACAGCAAGATAGGGTGTAGCAACTGCTGAAATTTAGGTTTTAGTTTGTAAACGGAAATCATATACTGAGCTATATAAACATTGATGAGGCA is from Capnocytophaga ochracea DSM 7271 and encodes:
- a CDS encoding transketolase, translated to MNIQQLTDLTTQVRRDILRMVHNVNSGHPGGSLGCAEFLVCLYNEVMDIKLPFSMEGKNEDLFFLSNGHISPVFYSVLARRGFFPISELNTFRLLNSRLQGHPTPHEGLEGVRVASGSLGQGLSVAIGVALAKKLNGDNHLVYTLHGDGELQEGQIWEAAMYAGGKGVDNLIATVDYNHKQIDGPTDKVMPLGNLRAKWEAFGWQVIDIEKGNDIASILKGLADAKALTGKGKPVCILLHTEMGNGVDFMMGTHAWHGKAPNDEQLAKGLAQNPETLGDY
- a CDS encoding patatin-like phospholipase family protein, whose amino-acid sequence is MVLSMGTVKTFHRSLVFSGGGTRFALYGGMYNALDDLGKTPSLLIASCGGAFATLIINAFPAHTARKAYLQSEEFYNFIKSLSLTPYSQLYRIGFLALKKQYDKRQAPYIEDVYHRYLVTMAQDLSNLLPSVSKVHFSSTLPTIIVGSKMLFTPDECGKRRGARKLYQKVLFTDTQTARHINLQTIQISSDNYLQSAVAKDILLKTEIPMLTAARISVSDMFYVAPVNIADDVFAGGAIDLLPIELANALSQEVIREEKQPYSSTEEALVRAVLGFSGNERLAEVAQYPAQLIDTRDATMVLKGFYSEKYINWKRCAVGIHFPKNYAHYREQIEKQWNYGYQTTINAFKQ
- a CDS encoding CDP-alcohol phosphatidyltransferase family protein, which translates into the protein MISVYKLKPKFQQLLHPILLFLHRKKVTANQITIVAILFSLIIGVLFWQASECRYFFLALPIGLLLRMILNALDGMMAREFQQTTSLGEILNELGDVISDVFIFFPLLKYHPESLYLVVIFIVFSVLNEFAGVMGKVLGGERRYEGPMGKSDRALLIGIYGLLAFLGVSITSYSAIIFGIIIALLSLSTFIRLKKGLYAQH
- a CDS encoding phosphatidate cytidylyltransferase; this translates as MPNTNSHSKFADVPLRIRSWVFIIAVFAGAVYNKLTMRIFICWVSFQCLKELGRLFSFNTRYLPIVIAILQGVLLFCFPHYQIYLLGAIVLLIISVLGTFFVVKNEAPYIALSLGIVLFAYPHLFFLLSVPNGLLWVIFLVVSTELNDVFQYLSGKCLGKRKILPEVSPNKTIAGCVGGILLTPLVSVCLAYVLGLQASLHTWLLLGVIISFFGFWGDVCISFLKRKAGVKDTGNLIPGHGGLLDRMDSLLFNSIWFFLWVQ
- a CDS encoding SDR family NAD(P)-dependent oxidoreductase codes for the protein MNVFIIGGTSGIGLALASYYHLQGNRVGVCGRDLQKLTDESRFEKYQADVTNIVQLQNVIQQFVGERALSLLINCAGSYAEDVANEISYEEAVAMLQTNIMGAVNCLEVGRKAMCHTGGQIVLLASISGILDYPESSLYTKTKRSVIQIADAYRRALRRYGIAITTIAPGYVNTQKLRDLNHNDLSKKPFLVIEAQAVREITQAITEKKALLLFPKQMKWLMRFLSYMPSFLLSKIMYKKAHYMKK